A window of Ignavibacterium sp. contains these coding sequences:
- a CDS encoding bifunctional GNAT family N-acetyltransferase/carbon-nitrogen hydrolase family protein has product MKKIDLRAIEKKIKVRTLKKEDYDDVVELQKLCFPGMKPWKKEQFYSQIEIFPEGQICVELNKKIIASSSSLIIDFDLYQESDNWQTLSDSGYITNHDPDAETLYGIEIMVHPDFRSMKIARRIYNARKELAVKLNLKNIVVGGRIPGYKKYKNKLTPREYVEKVINKDIYDPVLTSQLANGFVLKRIIPQYLTSDEESDGYATLLEWSNIDYIPPVAKKVVTSKKVRICAVQYMMRPINGFDEFATQCEYFTDVASGYKSDFVLFPEIFTLQLLSFLPNERPGLAVRKLAEFTNQYLDLFNNLAIKYNINIIGGSHFTKEGDDLYNISYLFRRDGTIEKQYKIHITPNERRWWGIKPGDKIEVFETDRGKINIQICYDVEFPELSRIAVSKGAEIIFVPFCTDERYGYLRVRQCVQARCIENGVYAAMAGNVGNLPFVENMDIQYAQSGIYTPSDFMFSRDAIAAECTPNVETVVIHDLDLELLKRHRSQGSTLNWFDRRQDLYEVVLKK; this is encoded by the coding sequence ATGAAGAAAATAGATTTAAGAGCGATTGAAAAAAAAATTAAGGTAAGAACACTAAAGAAAGAAGATTATGATGATGTAGTTGAGTTACAGAAATTATGTTTTCCGGGAATGAAACCATGGAAAAAAGAACAATTCTATAGCCAGATAGAAATCTTTCCCGAAGGACAAATATGTGTAGAACTGAATAAGAAAATAATTGCTTCTTCAAGCAGCCTGATAATTGATTTTGATTTATATCAGGAAAGCGATAACTGGCAAACATTGAGTGATTCGGGTTATATTACAAATCATGATCCCGATGCGGAAACTCTTTACGGAATTGAAATAATGGTTCATCCGGATTTCAGATCAATGAAAATAGCAAGAAGAATTTATAATGCAAGAAAAGAACTTGCGGTTAAATTAAATCTTAAGAATATAGTAGTTGGTGGTAGAATTCCCGGTTATAAAAAGTATAAAAACAAACTCACCCCACGTGAATATGTGGAAAAAGTTATAAATAAAGACATCTATGATCCCGTTCTAACATCTCAGCTTGCAAATGGCTTTGTTTTGAAAAGAATCATTCCCCAATATCTTACAAGCGATGAAGAATCAGATGGTTATGCAACACTACTTGAATGGTCAAATATAGATTATATTCCACCGGTTGCTAAAAAGGTTGTAACTTCAAAGAAAGTAAGAATATGTGCTGTTCAGTATATGATGCGCCCCATAAATGGGTTTGATGAATTTGCAACCCAATGCGAATACTTTACTGATGTGGCTTCGGGTTATAAATCTGATTTCGTTCTCTTCCCCGAAATATTTACACTTCAATTACTTTCGTTTCTGCCTAACGAAAGGCCCGGACTGGCAGTAAGAAAACTTGCAGAGTTTACAAATCAGTACCTCGATCTGTTTAACAATCTCGCTATAAAATACAATATTAACATTATTGGTGGCTCACATTTTACCAAAGAAGGGGATGATCTTTATAACATCTCTTATCTGTTCAGAAGAGATGGAACAATTGAAAAACAATATAAAATTCACATTACTCCAAATGAAAGACGATGGTGGGGAATAAAGCCGGGCGATAAAATTGAAGTGTTTGAAACCGATCGTGGAAAAATCAACATTCAAATTTGTTACGATGTTGAATTTCCCGAACTGAGCAGAATTGCTGTTTCTAAAGGAGCGGAAATAATATTTGTACCTTTCTGCACTGATGAACGCTACGGCTATTTAAGAGTAAGACAATGTGTTCAGGCTCGTTGTATTGAGAACGGAGTTTATGCTGCTATGGCAGGAAATGTCGGAAATCTTCCCTTTGTTGAGAATATGGATATCCAGTATGCACAATCCGGAATTTATACTCCGTCTGATTTTATGTTTTCAAGAGACGCTATTGCTGCCGAATGTACTCCAAATGTTGAAACCGTTGTAATTCACGATTTAGATCTTGAGCTGCTGAAAAGACATCGTTCGCAGGGAAGTACATTAAATTGGTTCGATAGAAGGCAGGACCTTTACGAAGTAGTGTTGAAGAAATGA
- a CDS encoding mechanosensitive ion channel domain-containing protein — protein MEEFFTKVLGIPADTQYKLLESVIYIVLIVIIQRIVKRILVSKVEDLKVRYQWQKISLYLSVFLILLILSNVWLQAFGSVGTFLGLVSAGIAIALKDPLVNMVGWIFILIRQPFKVGDRIQIGKFAGDVIDIRLFQFSLNEIGNWVNADQSTGRIIHVPNGTIFIEPQANYTAGFKYIWNEIPVLVTFESNWKKAKQILTEVVNKHAVLLSGEAEKQIKEAAKKFLIFYTKLTPIVYTSVEDSGVLLTLRYMCDPRERRLTTEKIWEDILDRFAQCDDIDFAYPTQRFYNNITEGKPEAKAKIEKPS, from the coding sequence ATGGAAGAATTTTTTACCAAGGTTCTTGGAATACCTGCTGATACACAATACAAACTTTTAGAATCGGTAATCTATATTGTTTTAATCGTTATCATTCAAAGAATTGTCAAAAGAATTCTTGTTTCTAAGGTCGAAGATTTAAAGGTTCGCTATCAGTGGCAGAAGATTTCATTGTATCTTTCCGTCTTTTTGATTCTTTTAATTCTATCAAATGTTTGGTTACAAGCTTTCGGTTCCGTAGGTACTTTTCTGGGATTGGTTTCGGCGGGAATTGCAATTGCATTAAAAGATCCTCTTGTGAATATGGTAGGTTGGATTTTTATTTTGATCAGACAACCATTTAAAGTTGGCGACAGAATTCAGATTGGAAAATTTGCCGGTGATGTAATTGATATAAGATTATTTCAGTTTTCACTCAATGAAATTGGCAATTGGGTGAATGCCGATCAGAGTACGGGCAGAATAATCCATGTTCCCAACGGAACCATTTTTATAGAACCGCAGGCAAATTATACTGCCGGATTTAAATATATCTGGAACGAAATACCTGTGCTCGTAACTTTTGAGAGCAATTGGAAAAAAGCCAAACAAATATTGACCGAAGTAGTTAACAAACATGCCGTACTGTTAAGCGGTGAGGCAGAAAAACAAATTAAAGAAGCCGCAAAAAAATTTCTTATTTTTTATACAAAACTTACTCCGATTGTTTATACCTCGGTTGAAGATAGCGGTGTTTTATTAACACTGAGATATATGTGTGACCCGAGAGAAAGACGATTAACAACCGAAAAAATCTGGGAAGACATTCTTGATAGATTTGCCCAGTGTGATGATATTGATTTTGCTTATCCGACTCAGCGATTCTATAATAATATTACCGAAGGTAAACCCGAAGCAAAAGCAAAAATTGAAAAACCTTCCTGA
- a CDS encoding S41 family peptidase: MKNIFVSCFVFSLLLISRLTAQVDARMLQYPDVSKSHISFTYAGDIWIVAKEGGTAYKLTSAKGVEGFAKFSPDGSLLAFSGNYDGNTDVYVIPTLGGLPKRITHHGMTDRIVDWYPDGKNLLFSSSRESGKQRFNQFYKVSKDGGLAEKLPLPYAEFGSVSPDVKKIAFTTRTRVFRTWKRYLGGMAADIYIFDLDKMTSENISNNPANDEIPMWKENKIYFLSDRDKNQRYNIWVYDVSTKQNRQLTFFDKFDVHFPSIGENEIVFEAGGLLYLLDLSTEKIREVKVNVVTDGSTLLAQNENVEKLIQNFSVSYNGNRALFEARGEIFSVPAENGAVINLTQSSGAAERFPSWSPNGKYVAYFSDKTGEYQLTIRDIENPAEEKVLTSFDDGFRYNIYWSPDSKKLVFIDQAMRINLYDMNTDKLTQVDKQLWYYEGGLRNFSVNWSSDSRYFTYGKDQSNRASAIAIYDTKEGKLHQVTTGFYSDSNPVFDPDGKYLYFLTNRNYNPVYSDFDNTWIYPNSTLIAAVTLSKETPSPIFPKNDSLTVKKDEESKADEKKTDEKKTEKKEEAKVKEVKIDFDGFEERIVILPPSAGNYGSLSAVSGKVVFHKAPNSGSADKKKPIMFYDLDKREEKTIVDDADAYQISADGKKILVANKNSYSIVDVAPDQKLDKKLPTNQLEMTVVPKEEWKQIFNDVWRLERDFFYDKNMHGVDWKEMKKRYGALIDNAVTRSDVNYIIGELIAELNASHTYRGGGDDETPLQRAVGYLGIDWELNNGAYRIKRIVKGASWETEVRSPLLTPGIKVKEGDYILAVNGVKIDVTKDPSSAFEGLADKTVELTINNKPSTDGAWTVVVKTLSDETRLRNLEWIESNRKRVDEATDGKIGYIYVPSTGIDGQTELARQFYAQFNKQGLIIDERFNNGGQIPDRFIELLDRKPLAFWAVRDGANWQWPPVANFGPKVMLINGWSGSGGDAFPDYFRKAKLGPLVGARTWGGLIGITGAPTLIDGGSVTVPTFRMYDPDGKWFKEGHGVDPDIEVPEDPGMLAKGVDVQLEKAIQEALRLLKENPTVNPKQPEYEKR; the protein is encoded by the coding sequence ATGAAAAACATTTTCGTTTCCTGCTTTGTTTTTTCACTTCTTTTAATTTCCCGATTAACAGCACAGGTTGATGCAAGGATGCTTCAATATCCTGATGTTTCAAAATCACATATTTCATTTACTTATGCTGGTGATATCTGGATTGTTGCAAAAGAAGGTGGAACAGCTTATAAACTCACCTCAGCTAAAGGAGTTGAAGGTTTTGCAAAATTCTCTCCCGATGGTTCGTTATTAGCATTTAGTGGAAATTATGATGGCAATACAGATGTATATGTAATTCCAACTCTTGGTGGATTACCGAAAAGAATTACTCACCACGGAATGACTGACAGAATTGTTGATTGGTATCCCGATGGAAAGAATTTATTGTTTTCTTCATCCCGTGAAAGCGGCAAACAAAGATTCAATCAATTCTATAAAGTTTCAAAAGATGGTGGCTTAGCAGAGAAACTTCCGTTACCTTACGCAGAGTTTGGCTCTGTTTCACCTGATGTAAAGAAAATAGCTTTCACAACCCGGACAAGAGTGTTCAGAACCTGGAAAAGGTATCTCGGCGGAATGGCTGCCGATATTTATATCTTTGATTTGGATAAAATGACCTCAGAAAATATTTCAAATAATCCTGCCAACGATGAAATTCCAATGTGGAAAGAAAATAAAATTTATTTCTTGTCCGACAGAGATAAAAATCAACGTTACAACATTTGGGTTTATGATGTATCAACGAAGCAAAACAGACAACTAACATTCTTCGATAAGTTCGATGTTCACTTTCCTTCAATCGGTGAAAATGAAATTGTATTTGAAGCCGGTGGACTTTTATATCTTCTGGATTTATCAACAGAAAAAATCCGTGAAGTAAAAGTTAATGTTGTAACCGATGGTTCAACTCTTTTAGCCCAGAATGAAAATGTTGAAAAACTTATTCAGAATTTTTCGGTTTCATATAACGGTAATCGTGCATTGTTTGAAGCACGAGGAGAAATATTTTCTGTGCCCGCTGAAAACGGAGCTGTAATCAACTTAACTCAATCATCAGGTGCTGCAGAAAGATTTCCCTCCTGGTCACCAAACGGAAAATATGTTGCATACTTCAGTGATAAAACCGGTGAATATCAACTAACTATTCGTGACATTGAAAATCCAGCCGAAGAAAAAGTTTTAACTTCTTTCGATGATGGTTTCAGATATAATATTTACTGGTCGCCAGATAGTAAGAAACTTGTGTTCATAGATCAGGCAATGAGAATTAATTTATATGATATGAACACAGATAAACTCACACAGGTTGACAAACAATTATGGTATTATGAAGGTGGTTTGAGAAATTTTTCCGTTAATTGGTCTTCGGATAGCAGATATTTTACTTATGGAAAAGATCAATCAAACAGAGCAAGTGCGATTGCGATCTATGACACGAAAGAAGGAAAGTTACATCAGGTTACAACCGGTTTTTACAGTGATTCAAATCCTGTTTTTGATCCTGATGGGAAATATCTTTACTTTCTCACAAACAGAAATTACAATCCTGTTTACAGTGATTTTGATAATACCTGGATTTATCCAAACTCAACTTTGATTGCTGCTGTTACTCTTTCAAAAGAAACGCCTTCACCAATCTTTCCAAAAAATGATTCTTTAACCGTAAAGAAAGACGAGGAATCAAAAGCAGATGAGAAAAAAACCGATGAAAAGAAAACTGAAAAGAAGGAAGAGGCAAAAGTAAAAGAAGTTAAAATTGATTTTGATGGTTTTGAAGAAAGAATAGTAATACTTCCACCTTCAGCAGGAAATTATGGAAGTCTGTCTGCTGTTTCAGGAAAAGTTGTTTTTCACAAAGCGCCAAACTCAGGTTCTGCAGATAAGAAAAAACCAATAATGTTTTATGATCTCGATAAGCGCGAAGAAAAAACTATTGTTGATGATGCTGACGCTTATCAGATTTCTGCAGATGGAAAGAAAATTCTGGTTGCAAATAAAAACTCTTATTCAATTGTTGATGTTGCACCGGATCAGAAACTTGATAAGAAACTTCCCACAAATCAACTTGAAATGACTGTTGTACCAAAAGAAGAGTGGAAACAAATTTTTAATGATGTGTGGAGATTGGAAAGAGACTTTTTCTATGATAAGAATATGCACGGAGTTGACTGGAAAGAAATGAAGAAAAGATACGGCGCATTAATTGACAATGCTGTTACACGGTCTGATGTTAATTATATAATTGGTGAATTGATTGCAGAATTAAATGCTTCTCACACATATCGCGGTGGTGGTGATGACGAAACTCCGTTGCAGCGTGCTGTTGGTTATCTCGGAATCGATTGGGAATTAAATAATGGCGCATACAGAATAAAAAGAATTGTGAAAGGTGCTTCATGGGAAACCGAGGTTCGTTCTCCTCTGTTGACTCCGGGAATCAAAGTTAAAGAAGGCGATTATATTCTTGCAGTAAACGGAGTAAAGATTGATGTAACAAAAGATCCGTCTTCAGCATTTGAAGGACTCGCCGACAAAACAGTTGAACTTACAATCAACAATAAACCATCAACTGATGGAGCGTGGACTGTTGTTGTTAAAACATTATCTGATGAAACTCGATTAAGAAATCTTGAGTGGATTGAATCAAACAGAAAAAGAGTTGATGAAGCAACTGACGGAAAGATCGGATACATTTATGTTCCAAGCACCGGAATTGACGGACAAACAGAATTGGCAAGACAATTCTACGCTCAGTTTAATAAACAAGGATTGATAATTGATGAACGATTTAACAACGGCGGACAAATTCCTGACAGATTTATTGAATTGCTCGACAGAAAACCTCTTGCATTCTGGGCAGTAAGAGATGGTGCTAACTGGCAATGGCCTCCCGTTGCAAATTTTGGTCCCAAAGTTATGTTGATTAACGGATGGAGTGGCTCGGGAGGAGATGCATTTCCTGATTATTTCAGAAAAGCAAAACTCGGTCCTTTGGTTGGTGCAAGAACCTGGGGAGGATTAATTGGAATTACAGGCGCACCAACTCTAATTGATGGCGGAAGTGTAACTGTTCCAACATTCAGAATGTATGACCCTGATGGTAAGTGGTTCAAAGAAGGACACGGCGTTGACCCTGATATTGAAGTTCCTGAAGATCCCGGTATGCTTGCAAAGGGTGTTGATGTTCAACTTGAGAAAGCTATTCAGGAAGCGTTGAGATTACTAAAAGAAAATCCAACGGTTAATCCAAAACAACCGGAGTATGAGAAAAGATAA